In Trichomycterus rosablanca isolate fTriRos1 chromosome 4, fTriRos1.hap1, whole genome shotgun sequence, one DNA window encodes the following:
- the LOC134312397 gene encoding RNA-binding protein 4.1-like, whose protein sequence is MVKIFVGNLSQNTTTEELRSLFSQYGKITECDILKNFGFVHMESKAEAEEAIRNLHHYTLNGLAMNVEMSRGKPKASTKLHVGNISSCCSNQELRAKFEEYGPVVECDIVKDYAFVHMERVEDAMQAIRGLDNTAFQGKLMSVKLSTSRLRTAPGMGDRTGCYRCGQEGHWSKECPLDQNGSYREAQGTEAYDGSRYVARSAGHGLQRGFSGEPNFSSSYVPAHDFTQSGSYGNPGYGSNMGTGYNGAISYGVAAGYSMGVAYGNESAYSSGSVGYGDAVSGYPVRRASYDERDPYGVVDYYEKFRARPYESGYFDDRQVSVPVPGPPPPPPPPPMSSPVSTERVSSSSFDMYERNPFATSASASSYYSRDRSPIRRLPLETQGLAYDRASITPVSSLSRSTVYDIPRDPYTDRSRYTY, encoded by the exons ATGGTAAAAATCTTTGTTGGCAACCTTTCCCAAAACACAACTACAGAAGAGCTGCGCTCCTTGTTCTCTCAGTATGGTAAAATAACAGAGTGTGACATCCTAAAAAACTTTGGCTTTGTCCACATGGAAAGCAAAGCCGAAGCTGAGGAAGCCATTCGCAACCTCCATCATTACACGCTTAATGGTCTTGCTATGAATGTGGAGATGAGCCGAGGAAAGCCCAAAGCCTCCACCAAACTCCATGTGGGCAATATTAGCAGTTGCTGTTCTAACCAGGAGCTGCGGGCCAAGTTCGAGGAATATGGGCCTGTAGTTGAGTGTGACATAGTTAAGGACTATGCCTTTGTTCACATGGAAAGAGTGGAGGACGCAATGCAGGCCATCCGAGGCCTCGACAACACAGCCTTTCAAG GCAAACTGATGAGCGTGAAGCTTTCGACTAGCCGCCTGCGTACAGCGCCGGGAATGGGTGACAGAACAGGTTGTTATCGGTGCGGGCAGGAGGGCCACTGGTCCAAAGAATGCCCCCTGGACCAGAATGGTTCATATCGCGAAGCACAGGGCACAGAGGCATACGATGGCTCCCGGTATGTGGCGCGCAGTGCTGGTCACGGTCTCCAGCGGGGCTTCAGTGGTGAACCAAACTTTAGCAGTAGCTATGTGCCAGCACACGACTTCACCCAGAGTGGCAGTTATGGGAATCCCGGGTATGGCAGTAACATGGGCACAGGGTATAACGGTGCGATAAGTTACGGTGTTGCCGCGGGCTATAGCATGGGGGTGGCGTACGGAAATGAGTCTGCGTACAGCAGTGGTAGCGTTGGCTATGGCGATGCAGTGTCTGGCTATCCTGTGCGTCGGGCGTCCTACGATGAGCGGGATCCGTACGGCGTCGTGGACTACTACGAGAAGTTCCGTGCCCGTCCGTATGAGAGTGGTTATTTTGACGACAGACAAGTCTCAGTCCCAGTTCCTGGCCCTCCGccacctcctcctccccccCCTATGTCCTCGCCCGTTAGCACCGAGCGCGTGTCCTCGTCTAGCTTCGACATGTATGAGCGCAACCCCTTTGCCACCTCAGCTTCTGCTTCTTCGTACTACAGCCGTGATAGGAGCCCGATACGCCGACTTCCGCTCGAGACGCAAGGATTAGCATACGACCGTGCGTCCATCACCCCCGTGTCTTCACTTTCCCGGAGCACTGTGTATGACATACCACGGGATCCTTACACCGACAGGTCGCGCTACACCTATTAA